In one Aeromicrobium erythreum genomic region, the following are encoded:
- a CDS encoding sensor domain-containing diguanylate cyclase produces MLDVVSLRVSFAVVAVTLLALFYFVAYRSTRSAYAGWWCVALGAFLAGSAAYLLDGTSQQWWGNPLGNVCIVAGAASVWAGARAVSGLRVSWLAVAASLVVLLVASALDHPGRNDWSGGPFFLGLMTVYLALAATELHRAWRRLPAPGPRARVYRPILRSLTLMCTGVAAFYLARFVAFLAVGQDGRLFDVFLGSQVTTLVTTVMLATVSFSMTALSYADDTIDLRARATRDGLTGLLNRDELMQQLAQRWNAHRRRAVHGVVVMADLDHFKRVNDVHGHAAGDFALQMFAAACRSALGPEDLAGRVGGEEFVLYLDRADLDDARQAVEQVSSMLQHGSLPDGTVLPTVSYGLTVARRGDDPDVAIGRADRALYVAKSEGRDRVAVADGDEKAPAAPRPPTIAP; encoded by the coding sequence ATGCTCGACGTCGTCTCGTTGCGCGTCTCCTTCGCCGTCGTGGCGGTCACGCTGCTCGCGCTGTTCTACTTCGTGGCCTACCGCTCGACCCGGTCCGCCTACGCGGGCTGGTGGTGCGTGGCCCTCGGCGCGTTCCTCGCGGGTTCGGCTGCCTACCTCCTCGACGGCACGTCGCAGCAGTGGTGGGGCAACCCGCTCGGCAACGTCTGCATCGTGGCCGGGGCCGCCTCCGTCTGGGCCGGTGCACGGGCGGTCAGCGGGCTGCGCGTCAGCTGGCTGGCGGTCGCAGCGTCGCTGGTCGTGCTGCTGGTCGCGTCGGCCCTCGACCACCCGGGCCGCAACGACTGGTCCGGCGGCCCGTTCTTCCTCGGGCTGATGACCGTCTACCTGGCGCTCGCGGCGACGGAGCTGCACCGCGCCTGGAGACGGCTGCCCGCCCCGGGGCCACGCGCCCGCGTGTACCGACCGATCCTGCGCTCGCTCACGCTCATGTGCACCGGCGTCGCGGCCTTCTACCTGGCGCGCTTCGTCGCTTTCCTCGCCGTCGGCCAGGACGGCCGCCTGTTCGACGTGTTCCTCGGCAGCCAGGTCACCACCCTCGTCACCACCGTCATGCTGGCGACCGTGTCGTTCAGCATGACGGCACTCAGCTACGCCGACGACACGATCGACCTGCGCGCCCGCGCGACCCGCGACGGTCTGACCGGCCTGCTCAACCGCGACGAGCTGATGCAGCAGCTGGCCCAGCGGTGGAACGCGCACCGGCGACGCGCGGTGCACGGCGTCGTCGTGATGGCCGACCTCGACCACTTCAAGCGGGTCAACGACGTGCACGGGCACGCGGCCGGCGACTTCGCGCTGCAGATGTTCGCCGCCGCCTGTCGCTCGGCGCTCGGGCCGGAGGACCTCGCCGGTCGCGTCGGGGGCGAGGAGTTCGTGCTCTACCTCGACCGGGCCGACCTCGACGACGCCCGCCAGGCGGTCGAGCAGGTCAGCTCGATGCTGCAGCACGGGTCGCTGCCCGACGGCACCGTCCTGCCGACGGTGAGCTACGGGCTCACCGTCGCGCGCCGCGGCGACGACCCCGACGTGGCGATCGGTCGCGCCGACCGCGCGCTCTACGTCGCCAAGAGCGAGGGCCGGGACCGGGTGGCCGTGGCCGACGGCGACGAGAAGGCCCCCGCGGCCCCGCGACCGCCTACGATCGCGCCATGA
- a CDS encoding DUF1801 domain-containing protein, translating into MSDWRADRVQQVRDLVRAAAPDAVEEVKWRKPSNPDGVPTFSCDGLLCTVETYKDKVKVTFARGASLDDPAHVFNASLDAGTRRAVDLREDDTLDADAFTALVSAAVAHNRA; encoded by the coding sequence ATGAGCGACTGGCGTGCCGATCGGGTGCAGCAGGTGCGCGACCTCGTGCGGGCGGCGGCGCCCGACGCGGTCGAGGAGGTCAAGTGGCGCAAGCCGTCGAACCCCGACGGGGTGCCGACATTCTCGTGCGACGGGCTGCTCTGCACCGTGGAGACCTACAAGGACAAGGTGAAGGTGACGTTCGCGCGCGGGGCGTCGCTCGACGACCCGGCCCACGTGTTCAACGCCAGCCTCGACGCGGGCACCCGCCGGGCGGTCGACCTGCGCGAGGACGACACGCTCGACGCCGACGCGTTCACCGCCCTGGTGAGCGCGGCCGTGGCCCACAACCGCGCCTGA
- a CDS encoding C40 family peptidase: MRHVTRALGVAMLLLSLSFGTTLAAGSASALTPQENKKVMKIAKSLRGTPYKWGGTSRSGFDCTGYTRYVFRKAHVTTLGRTAGQQAKQGIKISKYRKRVGDLIVFYGGNGAYHVGIYAGDNTIWHSPRTGQSVKRERIWTSSYKVRRMG; encoded by the coding sequence ATGCGTCACGTCACGCGCGCCCTCGGCGTCGCCATGCTCCTGCTGTCCCTCTCCTTCGGCACCACGCTCGCTGCCGGCAGCGCCTCCGCGCTCACGCCGCAGGAGAACAAGAAGGTCATGAAGATCGCGAAGTCCCTGCGGGGCACGCCCTACAAGTGGGGCGGCACGTCGCGCTCGGGCTTCGACTGCACGGGCTACACCCGCTACGTCTTCCGCAAGGCCCACGTCACCACGCTCGGCCGCACCGCGGGCCAGCAGGCGAAGCAGGGCATCAAGATCTCGAAGTACCGCAAGCGTGTCGGCGACCTGATCGTCTTCTACGGCGGCAACGGCGCCTACCACGTCGGCATCTACGCGGGCGACAACACGATCTGGCACTCGCCGCGCACCGGCCAGTCGGTCAAGCGCGAGCGCATCTGGACGAGCTCGTACAAGGTCCGCCGCATGGGCTGA
- a CDS encoding beta strand repeat-containing protein: MTQDLRRQRRQRRRRTTIAGTALMGLGLTMAAQSAMAGDEPGGFSGAVRNYGVFAGASLLDNRINLRANVAEGVAVADSAGLSPYQGTGVGSYAVPSTIANDPESRSYARASPIGAGAVGLNLQIVKAESAATTVVDGQRDDQDFGNLTIPTLGSLEALTGAAEARWNAQTVAQGGRLSYAETNTGKLTLIDPTLGFPLPGSIFPVGEADLGQNTSEVSLVPDSAVCPDGLALQSEATWNFADVQLFDGLVAVSWGGDAGGPDDIARIVAKANGKPAGATLEVPELPDMQIKIGDAALKLEPGLSIELSQVFNGSPVGESLSRLVDGELNYGGITNVVEASDGTHAAGSMNGLTADLTIAPIPGVAPNGLGSAELGFERVDVDAKAASGGINCTGGTDNSGTDNSGTDNSGTDNSGTDNSGTDNSGTDNSGTDNSGTDNSGTDNSGTDNSGTDNSGTDNSGTDNSGTDNSGTDNSGTDNSGTDNSGTDNSGTDNSGTDNSGTDNSGTDNSGTDNSGTDNSGTDNSGTDNSGTDNSGTDNSGTDNSGTDNSGTDNSGTDNSGTDNSGTDNSGTDNSGTDNSGTDNSGRDNSGTDNSGRDNSGTDNSGRDNSGTDNSGRDNSGTDNSGRDSSGADSSGASTSGDDDTGGTSGADTSGAGQSAGKDQIAGGANGIGFSASASGISSGAVGGPRGGYLPNTGGPVSVPLLLWGLALTALGGATLVAGRRGRGARA; encoded by the coding sequence ATGACGCAGGACCTGAGACGACAACGACGACAGCGGCGCAGGCGGACGACCATCGCCGGCACCGCCCTCATGGGCCTGGGCCTGACGATGGCGGCGCAGTCCGCGATGGCCGGCGACGAGCCCGGCGGCTTCAGCGGGGCGGTCCGCAACTACGGCGTGTTCGCGGGCGCGTCGCTGCTCGACAACCGCATCAACCTGCGCGCCAACGTCGCGGAGGGCGTCGCGGTGGCCGACAGCGCGGGCCTGAGCCCGTACCAGGGCACCGGCGTCGGCTCCTACGCCGTCCCGTCGACGATCGCGAACGACCCGGAGTCGCGCTCCTACGCCCGGGCCTCGCCCATCGGCGCCGGTGCCGTCGGGCTGAACCTGCAGATCGTGAAGGCCGAGTCGGCGGCGACCACCGTCGTCGACGGCCAGCGCGACGACCAGGACTTCGGCAACCTCACCATCCCGACCCTCGGGTCGCTCGAGGCCTTGACCGGCGCCGCGGAGGCGCGCTGGAACGCGCAGACCGTGGCCCAGGGTGGTCGTCTCTCCTACGCCGAGACGAACACGGGCAAGCTGACCCTCATCGACCCGACCCTGGGGTTCCCGCTGCCGGGCTCGATCTTCCCGGTCGGCGAGGCGGACCTCGGGCAGAACACGAGCGAGGTCAGCCTCGTGCCCGACAGCGCCGTCTGCCCCGACGGGTTGGCGCTCCAGAGCGAGGCGACGTGGAACTTCGCCGACGTGCAGCTGTTCGACGGGCTGGTGGCCGTGTCGTGGGGCGGTGACGCGGGTGGACCCGACGACATCGCGCGGATCGTCGCGAAGGCGAACGGCAAGCCGGCGGGCGCCACGCTGGAGGTCCCGGAACTGCCGGACATGCAGATCAAGATCGGCGACGCCGCGCTGAAGCTCGAGCCCGGTCTGTCGATCGAGCTCAGCCAGGTCTTCAACGGCTCGCCGGTGGGCGAGTCGCTCAGCCGGCTCGTCGACGGCGAGCTCAACTACGGCGGCATCACGAACGTGGTGGAGGCGTCCGACGGCACGCACGCCGCGGGCTCCATGAACGGTCTCACGGCCGACCTCACGATCGCGCCGATCCCGGGCGTCGCACCGAACGGCCTGGGCTCCGCGGAGCTCGGGTTCGAGCGGGTCGACGTCGACGCCAAGGCCGCGTCGGGCGGCATCAACTGCACGGGCGGCACGGACAACTCGGGCACGGACAACTCGGGCACCGATAACTCGGGCACGGACAACTCGGGCACGGACAACTCGGGCACCGATAACTCGGGGACGGACAACTCGGGGACGGACAACTCGGGCACCGATAACTCGGGGACGGACAACTCGGGGACGGACAACTCGGGCACCGATAACTCGGGTACGGACAACTCGGGTACGGACAACTCGGGCACCGATAACTCGGGGACGGACAACTCGGGTACGGACAACTCGGGGACGGACAACTCGGGGACGGACAACTCGGGTACGGACAACTCGGGGACGGACAACTCGGGGACGGACAACTCGGGTACGGACAACTCGGGGACGGACAACTCGGGCACCGACAACTCCGGCACTGATAACTCGGGGACGGACAACTCGGGGACGGACAACTCGGGCACGGACAACTCCGGCACTGATAACTCGGGGACGGACAACTCGGGGACGGACAACTCGGGCACGGACAACTCCGGCACGGACAACTCGGGCACGGACAACTCCGGCACGGACAACTCCGGCACGGACAACTCCGGCACGGACAACTCCGGCCGGGACAACTCGGGCACGGACAACTCCGGCCGGGACAACTCGGGCACGGACAACTCCGGCCGGGACAACTCGGGCACGGACAACTCCGGCCGGGACAACTCGGGCACCGACAACTCCGGCCGGGACAGCTCGGGAGCTGACAGCTCGGGTGCCAGCACGTCGGGCGACGACGACACGGGCGGCACCTCCGGCGCCGACACGTCGGGCGCCGGGCAGTCGGCCGGCAAGGACCAGATCGCCGGTGGTGCCAACGGGATCGGGTTCAGCGCCTCGGCGTCCGGCATCAGCAGCGGCGCCGTGGGCGGCCCGCGCGGGGGCTACCTCCCGAACACCGGTGGCCCGGTCTCCGTGCCGCTGCTGCTGTGGGGCCTGGCGCTGACCGCCCTCGGTGGAGCCACCCTCGTGGCGGGTCGCCGCGGACGAGGAGCCCGGGCCTAG
- a CDS encoding DUF5819 family protein: MTSDPQQPARPLPRGVRRVLVAVAVAAVAHTMVVALWILPDNLVTEQVSGRWLDAYIEPFFEQSWSVFAPIPKRGTIDLEVRGRDGDGWTSPWVSLTAPERDQIRYSLAPSRSALLTQTLAGSLNGAYGALSDDQRDVVSQHETARTLRKALFAADGEPAAARRYLRTDGVLEQLASVAAQTLWDGKATQVELRTVRRQVVEYGTAQDGRRTVTFRPVRYGWRNVVSVPQPDRGVLQDHLARVGVRP; encoded by the coding sequence ATGACGAGCGACCCGCAGCAGCCCGCCCGACCGCTACCGCGCGGCGTCCGCCGAGTCCTGGTGGCCGTGGCCGTCGCAGCCGTGGCGCACACGATGGTCGTGGCCTTATGGATCCTCCCGGACAACCTCGTCACCGAGCAGGTCTCCGGGCGATGGCTCGACGCCTACATCGAGCCCTTCTTCGAGCAGAGCTGGTCGGTCTTCGCGCCGATCCCGAAGCGCGGGACCATCGACCTCGAGGTGCGCGGTCGCGACGGTGACGGCTGGACCTCGCCGTGGGTCTCCCTCACGGCACCCGAGCGCGACCAGATCCGCTACTCGCTCGCGCCCAGTCGCTCCGCCCTGCTCACCCAGACCCTCGCGGGCTCGCTCAACGGCGCCTACGGCGCCCTCTCAGACGACCAGCGCGACGTCGTCTCGCAGCACGAGACCGCCCGCACGCTGCGCAAGGCCCTGTTCGCCGCCGACGGGGAGCCGGCCGCGGCCCGCCGCTACCTGCGCACCGACGGGGTGCTGGAGCAGCTCGCGTCCGTCGCGGCCCAGACGTTGTGGGACGGCAAGGCCACCCAGGTCGAGCTGCGCACGGTCCGACGTCAGGTCGTCGAGTACGGGACGGCCCAGGACGGGCGACGGACCGTCACCTTCCGTCCGGTCCGGTACGGCTGGCGCAACGTGGTGTCCGTGCCGCAGCCCGACCGTGGCGTGCTGCAGGACCACCTGGCGCGGGTCGGGGTGCGGCCATGA
- a CDS encoding HTTM domain-containing protein, with protein MRAVGQRRIDQRRETSRVAEVVDRLCTQPYGLHSLAACRILLGTMYVGVLLSNLRDRRLLWGPGSSWMTPLREGYGFDGWLVGLQHLSGGWFDLFYLAVLAAAVCFTLGRLTRTAGLLLLLGSIQLVESAPFLGDQGDNIARIGLFYLLWTRCSVVWSWDARLRWGGMDSTLQYLVWTRLGLARVLDRDAARAVGTFVSNVALGLLMAQIVMVYVTAGLYKARGGPWQFGTALYYPLSLPEFRPFGFLNDLLVAQPVLLALATWSVVLLQVLFPLTLPWAPARRVALVGIAGMHLGIALLMGLPWFSLSMLAFDTLFVSERTLLRVQAFAVDRWDDLVIAVQSRVRRTA; from the coding sequence ATGAGGGCGGTCGGCCAGCGACGCATCGACCAGCGCCGCGAGACGTCGAGGGTGGCGGAGGTCGTCGACCGGCTGTGCACCCAGCCGTACGGCCTGCACAGCCTCGCGGCGTGCCGGATCCTGCTCGGCACGATGTACGTCGGGGTGCTGCTGTCGAACCTGCGCGACCGACGGCTCCTCTGGGGTCCCGGGTCGTCCTGGATGACGCCCCTGCGGGAGGGCTACGGGTTCGACGGCTGGCTCGTGGGCCTGCAGCACCTGTCGGGCGGATGGTTCGACCTGTTCTACCTCGCGGTCTTGGCGGCGGCGGTCTGCTTCACGCTCGGCCGCCTCACCCGCACGGCGGGGCTGCTGCTCCTGCTCGGCTCGATCCAGCTCGTCGAGTCCGCCCCGTTCCTCGGCGACCAGGGCGACAACATCGCGCGGATCGGCCTGTTCTACCTGTTGTGGACGCGCTGCTCGGTCGTCTGGTCGTGGGACGCGCGCCTGCGGTGGGGTGGGATGGACTCGACCCTGCAGTACCTGGTGTGGACGCGTCTCGGTCTCGCGCGGGTGCTCGACCGCGACGCGGCGCGGGCGGTCGGCACGTTCGTCAGCAACGTGGCGCTCGGGCTGCTCATGGCGCAGATCGTGATGGTCTACGTGACCGCCGGCCTGTACAAGGCGCGCGGCGGGCCGTGGCAGTTCGGCACGGCGCTCTACTACCCGTTGTCGCTGCCGGAGTTCCGGCCGTTCGGGTTCCTCAACGACCTGCTCGTCGCCCAGCCGGTGCTCCTCGCCCTCGCGACCTGGTCGGTCGTGCTGCTGCAGGTCCTGTTCCCGCTGACGCTGCCGTGGGCCCCGGCGCGGCGCGTGGCGCTCGTCGGCATCGCGGGCATGCACCTCGGCATCGCCCTGCTCATGGGCCTGCCCTGGTTCTCCCTGTCGATGCTCGCCTTCGACACCCTCTTCGTCAGCGAGCGCACGCTGCTGCGCGTGCAGGCGTTCGCGGTCGACCGGTGGGACGACCTCGTCATCGCCGTCCAGAGCCGGGTGCGGAGGACCGCATGA
- a CDS encoding helix-turn-helix transcriptional regulator yields MTTALEEGRSIEIRGRRLSGRTTLLDRLGELSTSRRVPHRRVEGSEPLRDHPFGALLISGLLESATLAGPNPLRAAVEAVRRRLPSSGPAALLVDDADHLDAQSVAVLRHLERRGLVVAAAYRTDLAGRAAPRVVSGAPVVVDAPSLAPSSLLSTLRERLGGAVSARLLSEVFALSGGVVGVAEHLVDDGVFDGSITQVDGAWDLRGPLVSRSLDGLWQAFLRELPPADCHWLTTLATAGRSTLGTLPPAALDAVDRLESLGHVRTVRRGDGRAVLVSALLAEHVRRTSDAVARSASPPMWVPPVEVDGPAPGCVVGPVPRELGWRAQLVRQAAAPDPHDLSTQLVSGGTAEAPTLARVLGLAERSTRLTSDLSLLTSAREHLARLDDGSDDVRLALAAATTVLEVVAGVAHRHEPPADDPGAHALARAKACEARLYDALATGRFTATDDDLALASTLADESGDVVRLVPRLRGLQSLVTAFRGDLRTTRALVTQTVDDAVASGRLDQVAYVGSSVGVLMLVGGQLGLARRYVETALALPWEGAAQDSVSTPQLAAVLSLWDDDPALASALHTWAPDGPELGPDPYDTAAWRHTAVLRSSGRPEAASETLLDHAEDARRRGWLSTAAILAIHARDICSTPRSRELAETCSGTVDSPLTALYFRAIAARDACDVEAMTSLRHDMLEHGAVVGAYRLTLAASRLAPPGASARALAAELGELRRLHPEAVFVAERTTTGPSLTAREREVVMAVLQGRSNAEVAREQFVSVRTVESHLHRAMKKLGVTRRSELRGLVDLL; encoded by the coding sequence ATGACGACGGCGCTGGAGGAGGGCCGCAGCATCGAGATCCGCGGTCGACGCCTCAGCGGACGGACCACGCTCCTCGACCGTCTGGGCGAGCTCTCGACGTCGCGCCGCGTCCCCCACCGACGGGTCGAGGGCAGCGAGCCGCTGCGCGACCACCCGTTCGGCGCGCTGCTCATCAGCGGTCTGCTCGAGTCCGCCACGCTGGCGGGGCCCAACCCGTTGCGCGCTGCGGTCGAGGCCGTCCGACGCCGGCTGCCGAGCAGCGGGCCTGCGGCGTTGCTGGTCGACGACGCCGACCACCTCGACGCCCAGTCCGTCGCCGTCCTGCGCCACCTGGAGCGACGTGGTCTCGTGGTGGCGGCGGCGTACCGCACCGACCTCGCGGGCAGGGCGGCCCCCCGGGTCGTCAGCGGGGCCCCGGTGGTGGTCGACGCCCCGAGCCTCGCACCCTCCTCCCTGCTGTCGACGCTGCGCGAGCGGCTCGGCGGGGCGGTCAGCGCGAGGCTGCTGAGCGAGGTGTTCGCCCTGTCCGGTGGCGTCGTCGGCGTCGCCGAGCACCTCGTGGACGACGGTGTGTTCGACGGCTCGATCACGCAGGTGGACGGCGCGTGGGACCTGCGTGGCCCCCTCGTCTCGCGCTCGCTCGACGGTCTGTGGCAGGCCTTCCTGCGCGAGCTGCCGCCCGCTGACTGCCACTGGCTCACCACGCTCGCCACCGCCGGACGCTCGACGCTCGGCACGCTGCCCCCCGCGGCGCTGGACGCCGTCGACCGCCTCGAGAGCCTCGGGCACGTGCGGACGGTCCGACGGGGCGACGGCCGTGCCGTCCTCGTGTCGGCCCTGCTCGCCGAGCACGTCCGCCGGACGTCCGACGCCGTCGCCCGCTCCGCGTCGCCGCCGATGTGGGTGCCACCGGTCGAGGTCGACGGACCGGCGCCGGGCTGCGTGGTCGGTCCCGTTCCGCGCGAGCTCGGGTGGCGTGCCCAGCTCGTCCGCCAGGCAGCAGCGCCCGACCCGCACGACCTCTCGACCCAGCTCGTCTCCGGCGGCACGGCGGAGGCGCCGACCCTCGCCCGGGTCCTCGGCCTCGCGGAGCGGTCGACACGACTCACGTCCGACCTGTCCCTGCTCACGTCGGCGCGCGAGCACCTGGCGCGGCTCGACGACGGGTCCGACGACGTGCGGCTGGCCCTGGCCGCAGCCACCACCGTCCTGGAGGTCGTGGCCGGTGTCGCCCACCGCCACGAGCCCCCGGCCGACGACCCGGGCGCCCATGCCCTGGCCCGGGCGAAGGCCTGCGAGGCGCGTCTCTACGACGCCCTCGCCACCGGTCGGTTCACGGCGACCGACGACGACCTCGCCCTCGCGTCGACACTGGCCGACGAGTCCGGCGACGTCGTGCGCCTCGTCCCGCGCCTGCGCGGCCTGCAGAGCCTGGTGACCGCGTTCCGCGGCGACCTGCGGACGACCCGCGCCCTGGTGACGCAGACCGTGGACGACGCGGTCGCCAGCGGCAGGCTCGACCAGGTGGCCTACGTCGGGTCGAGCGTGGGCGTGCTCATGCTCGTCGGCGGACAGCTCGGTCTCGCCCGGCGGTACGTCGAGACGGCGCTGGCGCTCCCCTGGGAGGGCGCGGCCCAGGACAGCGTCTCCACGCCGCAGCTGGCCGCCGTCCTCTCCCTGTGGGACGACGACCCCGCGCTCGCCTCGGCGCTCCACACCTGGGCGCCCGACGGTCCTGAGCTGGGCCCTGATCCGTACGACACTGCCGCCTGGCGGCACACCGCCGTCCTCCGGTCGTCAGGGCGGCCCGAGGCGGCCTCGGAGACACTCCTCGACCACGCCGAGGACGCCCGCCGTCGAGGGTGGCTGAGCACCGCGGCCATCCTGGCGATCCACGCCAGGGACATCTGCTCGACGCCACGCTCACGAGAGCTTGCCGAGACGTGCTCCGGCACGGTGGACAGCCCGCTCACGGCGCTCTACTTCCGCGCCATCGCCGCCCGGGATGCGTGCGACGTCGAGGCGATGACGAGCCTGCGGCACGACATGCTCGAGCACGGCGCCGTCGTCGGCGCCTATCGCCTGACGCTCGCCGCCTCTCGGCTGGCACCGCCCGGCGCTTCAGCCCGCGCGCTCGCGGCGGAGCTCGGCGAGCTCCGTCGCCTCCATCCCGAGGCGGTGTTCGTGGCGGAGCGGACGACGACCGGGCCGTCGCTGACGGCGCGCGAGCGCGAGGTCGTGATGGCGGTGCTGCAGGGACGGTCGAACGCCGAGGTCGCCCGCGAGCAGTTCGTGAGCGTGCGCACCGTCGAGTCGCACCTGCACCGCGCCATGAAGAAGCTGGGCGTGACCCGGCGCTCGGAGCTGCGCGGCCTGGTCGACCTCCTCTGA
- a CDS encoding hemolysin family protein — protein MDTGTLLNLALVMVFVLVGGVFAATELALVSLRESQLGQMERSGSRGRKVAELARDPNTFLAAVQIGVTVAGFLSAAYGASTLAPDVAPSLEALGLSPGAASSLALVGMTLLIAYLSLVFGELVPKRFALQKSGTIALLVAPPLSRFATLMRPVIWLLSLSTNVLVRLLGGNPHATSEEMTEDELRDLVGAHESLEDDERQILQDVFTATDRTLREVMRPRGAVDFLDGGMSLAEAAGAALAMPHSRYPVTRRRSSDDVIGFVHVRDLLAVPTDSDAKVVADIVREIPVLPSTNRILPAMAQMRSEGVHIALVVDEYGGTDGIVTLEDIIEELVGEIRDEYDLAEKAELLHSPEGDDLDAGMHLDDLEELTGLELLHESGHYSTVAGLVLERLGHIPQVGETVDIGPYRLTVTAVDGRRIDRVTLTTRPSDEPSADGADVEAERPDGDERR, from the coding sequence ATGGACACCGGCACCCTGCTCAACCTGGCGCTCGTCATGGTCTTCGTCCTCGTGGGCGGCGTGTTCGCGGCCACCGAGCTGGCCTTGGTCTCGCTGCGCGAGAGCCAGCTCGGCCAGATGGAGCGCAGCGGCTCGCGCGGTCGCAAGGTCGCGGAGCTCGCCCGTGATCCCAACACCTTCCTCGCGGCCGTCCAGATCGGGGTGACCGTCGCGGGCTTCCTGTCCGCCGCCTACGGCGCCTCGACCCTCGCCCCCGACGTCGCACCGTCGCTGGAGGCGCTGGGGCTGAGCCCGGGCGCGGCCTCGAGCCTCGCCCTCGTCGGCATGACGCTGCTCATCGCCTACCTGTCGCTCGTCTTCGGCGAGCTCGTGCCCAAGCGGTTCGCGCTGCAGAAGTCGGGCACCATCGCCCTGCTCGTGGCGCCGCCGCTGTCGCGCTTCGCGACGCTCATGCGCCCGGTCATCTGGCTGCTGTCGTTGTCGACGAACGTCCTCGTGCGGCTGCTCGGCGGCAACCCGCACGCGACGAGCGAGGAGATGACCGAGGACGAGCTGCGCGACCTGGTGGGTGCGCACGAGAGCCTCGAGGACGACGAGCGCCAGATCCTGCAGGACGTGTTCACGGCGACCGACCGGACGCTGCGCGAGGTGATGCGACCGCGGGGCGCCGTCGACTTCCTCGACGGCGGCATGAGCCTGGCCGAGGCCGCGGGTGCCGCCCTCGCCATGCCGCACTCGCGCTACCCGGTCACCCGGCGGCGCTCCAGCGACGACGTCATCGGCTTCGTGCACGTGCGCGACCTGCTGGCCGTGCCGACCGACTCCGACGCGAAGGTCGTCGCCGACATCGTGCGCGAGATCCCGGTGCTGCCGAGCACGAACCGGATCCTGCCCGCCATGGCGCAGATGCGCAGCGAGGGCGTGCACATCGCGCTCGTGGTCGACGAGTACGGCGGCACCGACGGGATCGTCACCCTCGAGGACATCATCGAGGAGCTCGTGGGCGAGATCCGCGACGAGTACGACCTGGCCGAGAAGGCCGAGCTGCTGCACTCCCCGGAGGGCGACGACCTCGACGCCGGCATGCACCTCGACGACCTCGAGGAGCTGACCGGGCTGGAGCTGCTCCACGAGTCCGGCCACTACTCGACGGTCGCGGGTCTGGTGCTCGAGCGGCTCGGGCACATCCCGCAGGTGGGCGAGACGGTCGACATCGGTCCGTACCGCCTGACGGTGACCGCGGTCGACGGCCGCCGCATCGACCGCGTCACGCTGACGACGCGCCCGAGCGACGAGCCGTCCGCGGACGGTGCCGACGTCGAGGCGGAGCGGCCGGACGGCGACGAGCGACGCTGA
- a CDS encoding phosphotriesterase family protein yields MTTVQTVTGPIDSSELGRTLVHEHVFVLNTEYNQNYQDDWDEEERIRDAVEKLTELKALGIDSIMDPTVLGLGRYIPRIQRIAAQVDLQIVVATGLYTYNDVPHQFEHRGPGLLVDMPEPLTEMFVKDVQEGIAGTGVRAGILKCAIELAGLTPGVERVMRAVGQAHVQTGAPITVHTNPANESGLVAQRVLEEEGVDLSKVIIGHSGDTNDVDYLCRLADAGSMLGMDRFGLDLFNPMQERVGTIIELVRRGYVEHVTLAHDANCFIDYFSADAKAHAAPNWHFRHISEDVIPALLEGGLTEADVETILVDNPRRHFE; encoded by the coding sequence ATGACCACCGTCCAGACCGTGACCGGCCCGATCGACTCCAGCGAGCTGGGCCGGACGCTCGTCCACGAGCACGTGTTCGTGCTGAACACCGAGTACAACCAGAACTACCAGGACGACTGGGACGAGGAGGAGCGGATCCGCGACGCGGTGGAGAAGCTCACCGAGCTCAAGGCCCTCGGCATCGACTCGATCATGGACCCGACCGTGCTCGGGCTCGGTCGCTACATCCCCCGCATCCAGCGCATCGCCGCCCAGGTCGACCTGCAGATCGTCGTGGCCACCGGGCTCTACACCTACAACGACGTACCCCACCAGTTCGAGCACCGTGGACCGGGCCTCCTGGTCGACATGCCCGAGCCGCTCACCGAGATGTTCGTGAAGGACGTCCAGGAGGGCATCGCCGGCACCGGCGTGCGCGCGGGCATCCTCAAGTGCGCCATCGAGCTCGCCGGCCTCACGCCGGGCGTCGAGCGCGTCATGCGCGCCGTCGGTCAGGCCCACGTGCAGACGGGCGCCCCGATCACGGTGCACACCAACCCGGCCAACGAGTCGGGGCTCGTCGCCCAGCGGGTGCTCGAGGAGGAGGGCGTCGACCTGTCGAAGGTGATCATCGGCCACTCGGGCGACACCAACGACGTCGACTACCTGTGTCGGCTGGCCGACGCCGGGTCGATGCTCGGCATGGACCGGTTCGGTCTGGACCTGTTCAACCCGATGCAGGAGCGCGTCGGCACGATCATCGAGCTCGTCCGGCGAGGCTACGTCGAACACGTGACCCTCGCCCACGACGCCAACTGCTTCATCGACTACTTCAGCGCCGACGCCAAGGCCCACGCCGCGCCGAACTGGCACTTCCGGCACATCAGTGAGGACGTCATCCCAGCGCTGCTCGAGGGCGGTCTGACGGAGGCCGACGTCGAGACGATCCTCGTCGACAACCCCCGCCGGCACTTCGAGTAG